In Sediminispirochaeta bajacaliforniensis DSM 16054, one DNA window encodes the following:
- the ffh gene encoding signal recognition particle protein: MLERISDKFSDIFRQLSGKATISEKNIQDAVEEIKVALLEADVNLRVVRRFVNRTIEDAKGEAVLKAVNPGQQFVKIVNDKIVQLLGDERQDLELKGPDTLSSILMMGLQGSGKTTTSAKLGLRLKKEGRRVLLVAADLVRPAAVDQLKVLGKQVELEVFSLEGEKDPVKLVGEAKKYAIKSSFNTMIVDTSGRLHLDEEMMKQIVDIKKVVDPQEQLFVADSMTGQEAVTIAKSFDEQVGISGVVLTKFDSDTRGGAALSLKSVTGKPIKYVGVGEKPEDLDPFYPERIASRILGMGDVVSLVEKAQETIDLEEAAALQEKMISATFTLEDYLESFARMRKMGSVQSLLEMIPGAKGAISEDDIDEKEMKKEEAIILSMTIVERRNHRIIGPSRRKRIAKGSGSSVAEVNRLIKRFEKMRLMMKKVSKNKKYQAKLMQNLGV, encoded by the coding sequence ATGTTAGAAAGAATTTCCGATAAGTTTTCAGATATTTTTAGGCAACTCTCGGGTAAGGCAACTATTTCTGAGAAAAATATTCAGGATGCCGTCGAAGAGATTAAGGTTGCATTGCTCGAGGCTGATGTAAACCTTCGGGTTGTTCGACGATTTGTGAATCGAACCATCGAAGATGCTAAAGGTGAGGCCGTTCTCAAAGCGGTAAACCCCGGCCAGCAGTTTGTGAAGATTGTAAACGACAAGATCGTGCAACTGCTCGGCGACGAGCGACAGGATCTTGAGCTTAAAGGGCCGGATACCCTCTCTTCCATTTTGATGATGGGACTTCAAGGTTCCGGAAAAACGACCACTTCTGCAAAGCTGGGGCTTCGCCTTAAAAAAGAGGGACGAAGGGTTCTGCTGGTTGCCGCCGACTTGGTTCGTCCTGCCGCTGTTGACCAGCTCAAGGTCCTTGGTAAGCAGGTCGAGCTTGAGGTCTTTTCCCTTGAGGGAGAGAAAGATCCGGTAAAGCTTGTCGGCGAAGCCAAAAAATATGCGATCAAGTCAAGTTTCAACACTATGATCGTAGATACGTCGGGGCGTCTTCATCTGGATGAAGAGATGATGAAGCAGATCGTCGATATCAAGAAGGTCGTTGATCCTCAGGAACAACTTTTCGTTGCCGATTCAATGACCGGACAGGAAGCGGTTACCATAGCAAAGTCGTTTGACGAACAGGTCGGTATCAGCGGTGTTGTGCTGACCAAGTTTGATTCCGATACTCGCGGGGGCGCCGCCCTTTCCCTTAAAAGCGTCACCGGTAAGCCGATCAAGTATGTCGGTGTGGGAGAGAAACCCGAGGATCTTGATCCCTTTTATCCCGAGCGGATCGCTTCCCGTATCCTTGGCATGGGAGATGTCGTCAGCCTGGTGGAAAAGGCTCAGGAAACCATCGATCTTGAAGAGGCTGCGGCCCTGCAGGAGAAAATGATTTCTGCTACCTTTACCTTGGAGGACTATCTTGAATCCTTTGCACGGATGCGAAAGATGGGAAGTGTTCAGTCGCTTCTCGAGATGATCCCGGGTGCCAAGGGGGCCATCAGTGAGGACGACATCGACGAAAAGGAGATGAAAAAGGAAGAGGCGATTATTCTCTCCATGACCATTGTAGAGCGTCGCAATCACCGTATTATCGGTCCTTCCCGCAGGAAGCGGATAGCAAAAGGAAGCGGTTCCTCTGTCGCCGAGGTAAACCGTCTGATCAAGCGTTTCGAAAAAATGCGACTTATGATGAAAAAGGTTTCGAAGAATAAAAAATACCAAGCTAAGTTGATGCAAAATCTTGGTGTATAA
- the rpsP gene encoding 30S ribosomal protein S16: MSVKIRLKRFGTKKRPYYRIVVMDSRAPRDGRTLDEVGLYHPIENADRQLRLDEEKIKGWISKGAQPTDTVRKLLNSREIRIER; this comes from the coding sequence TTGAGTGTTAAAATAAGACTGAAGCGGTTCGGGACCAAGAAACGGCCCTACTATCGAATTGTCGTTATGGATTCCAGGGCTCCCCGAGACGGCCGGACTCTGGATGAGGTTGGTCTCTATCATCCCATCGAGAATGCTGACCGTCAGCTTCGACTCGATGAGGAAAAGATCAAGGGATGGATTTCCAAAGGCGCGCAGCCGACCGATACGGTCAGAAAGCTGCTCAACAGCCGGGAAATCCGTATCGAACGTTAA
- a CDS encoding KH domain-containing protein, with the protein MEKDLVEYIAKSLVDDPDGVEVNLIEGEKSTILELRVSQDDIGKVIGKHGRIAKAVRTILSASATKTGKRVVLEILD; encoded by the coding sequence GTGGAAAAAGATCTTGTTGAGTATATTGCAAAGTCCCTTGTTGACGATCCCGACGGGGTGGAAGTGAATTTGATTGAGGGTGAGAAATCCACTATTCTCGAACTACGGGTTTCTCAGGATGATATCGGAAAGGTGATTGGAAAACACGGCCGGATTGCTAAGGCGGTACGAACGATACTTAGTGCATCGGCTACCAAAACCGGTAAAAGGGTTGTGCTCGAGATCCTCGATTGA
- the rimM gene encoding ribosome maturation factor RimM (Essential for efficient processing of 16S rRNA) codes for MDTVVIGKVRTSHGVRGLLKVRSLSGETGHFLALKEVVLKRERGVRSFVVESVRVAGGDLLMKLRGIDSPEEGKLWAGADMIVSKELGAALREDEYYYSDLIGCTVVCRGSEVGTIVSIVENGVSDLLEVKTDAGKRIVPFQKHFVGSVDLVSRAVELLEPGLLE; via the coding sequence ATGGATACGGTTGTTATTGGTAAGGTGCGGACCTCACATGGGGTCCGCGGCTTATTGAAGGTACGAAGTCTTTCCGGAGAGACCGGCCACTTTCTTGCTCTTAAGGAAGTGGTATTGAAACGTGAGCGTGGTGTGCGCTCTTTTGTCGTTGAATCTGTTCGGGTCGCCGGCGGTGATCTGTTGATGAAGCTTCGGGGAATCGATTCTCCCGAAGAGGGAAAGCTCTGGGCCGGTGCCGATATGATCGTGTCAAAAGAGCTTGGAGCGGCCCTGCGGGAAGACGAATATTACTATTCCGATCTTATAGGCTGTACGGTGGTGTGCCGAGGATCGGAGGTGGGAACGATTGTTTCGATCGTTGAGAACGGTGTTTCTGACCTTTTGGAGGTCAAGACAGATGCGGGAAAACGGATTGTTCCCTTTCAGAAGCACTTTGTCGGTTCCGTGGATCTTGTTTCCCGGGCTGTGGAGCTTCTGGAACCGGGATTGTTGGAATGA
- the trmD gene encoding tRNA (guanosine(37)-N1)-methyltransferase TrmD, with protein sequence MKFTVLTLFPEIIEGFFSSSIMAKAVERGLIDLRLVDVRDFAFDRHRTCDDAPYGGGAGMVLKAEPLAGALDSVDAADKRVVFPTPSGRPFTQEKACELSREGELVFICGRYEGIDQRIIDLYVDDELSIGDYVISSGEVASLVMIDAIYRLVDGVISGESLEEESFTDDLLEYPHYTRPQVFRGLAVPDILLSGHHAEIARWRHQRRIEKTAANRPELLKRSGDEDRTNTY encoded by the coding sequence ATGAAATTTACCGTTCTGACGCTTTTTCCCGAGATTATTGAAGGGTTTTTCTCTTCGTCGATCATGGCAAAGGCTGTTGAGCGAGGTTTGATTGATCTTCGTCTGGTTGATGTGAGAGATTTTGCCTTTGATCGTCACAGAACCTGTGATGATGCACCCTACGGCGGCGGGGCTGGAATGGTCCTAAAGGCCGAACCTCTTGCCGGTGCTCTGGATTCGGTGGATGCGGCGGACAAGCGGGTCGTGTTTCCGACGCCTTCGGGAAGGCCCTTTACGCAGGAAAAGGCTTGTGAACTCTCCAGAGAGGGAGAGCTTGTTTTTATCTGCGGAAGATACGAGGGGATCGATCAGCGGATAATCGATCTCTATGTCGATGACGAGCTCTCTATCGGAGATTATGTGATTTCTTCCGGTGAAGTTGCAAGTTTGGTTATGATCGATGCGATCTATCGGCTTGTCGACGGGGTTATCAGCGGCGAATCACTCGAGGAAGAGAGTTTTACCGATGATTTGCTGGAATATCCGCATTATACGCGACCGCAGGTATTCCGCGGTCTTGCGGTTCCGGATATACTGCTATCCGGCCACCATGCCGAGATTGCTCGATGGCGTCACCAGCGACGTATCGAAAAGACGGCGGCAAATAGACCCGAACTGCTGAAACGCAGTGGGGACGAGGACAGAACGAATACGTATTGA
- the rplS gene encoding 50S ribosomal protein L19 — protein sequence MDVIKTIEAEQLTEGRENFRIGDTVKVHYKIVEGQTERIQVYEGLVIAMNNGGVRKTVTVRKMSYGVGVERVFPLHSPKIEKIELVRHGRVRRAKLYYIRDRVGKASKVRELIKKKGQKASEAAR from the coding sequence ATGGATGTGATAAAAACGATCGAAGCAGAGCAGCTTACCGAAGGACGCGAGAATTTCCGCATCGGTGATACGGTGAAGGTCCACTACAAGATTGTTGAGGGACAGACCGAGCGGATTCAGGTCTATGAAGGCTTGGTGATCGCTATGAACAACGGCGGTGTCAGAAAAACCGTTACCGTGCGCAAGATGTCGTACGGAGTGGGAGTGGAAAGGGTATTTCCTCTTCATAGCCCGAAGATCGAAAAGATTGAGTTGGTACGCCATGGGCGGGTTCGCCGTGCAAAGCTTTACTATATACGGGATCGTGTGGGAAAGGCTTCAAAGGTACGCGAGCTGATCAAAAAGAAGGGACAAAAGGCAAGCGAGGCTGCCAGATAA
- a CDS encoding EscU/YscU/HrcU family type III secretion system export apparatus switch protein yields the protein MKKRMLEKAIALAYDRDTYSAPRITAKGSGEAAKRLLALAKKHGVPVMGDEELVQRLYLFDLEAVIPEDLYEVVAEIYSFVWKLREGA from the coding sequence GTGAAGAAAAGGATGCTTGAAAAAGCCATAGCTCTTGCATATGATAGAGACACATATTCTGCACCGCGGATTACCGCCAAGGGAAGTGGTGAAGCGGCAAAGCGGCTTCTTGCCCTTGCCAAAAAACATGGTGTGCCTGTAATGGGTGACGAGGAACTTGTACAGCGGCTTTATCTCTTTGATCTTGAAGCGGTCATTCCGGAAGACCTCTATGAAGTTGTTGCGGAAATCTACAGTTTTGTTTGGAAATTACGGGAAGGCGCATGA
- a CDS encoding HD-GYP domain-containing protein, translating into MKKYKVSELQDGMQFSAPVYIDEESLLVPEGVVIREKDIERLKRWEVEVVTSDGSPIIEQDFQQQISSIDGNIGKKLLQLYSDALTIADQFYVDAEQGSGLDAGAVDELMASYYPALRDSVDDAMGLTFRQSKTESRYAGGAINCMILSMAIGQRINLPGHRLMNLALAAFLHDIGMTRIPRAIVEKKERLTEDEMKAVMAHPIHSYRIITKELGLSEEVGRIVLLHHERWDGKGYPKGLTGKEIPVASRIISVADAYEAMIRDRPYRGSMIGYKAVRQVLNDNGRRYDSDILKVFIKSMGVYPPGSVVILQDGSVGKVIRNHRDVPLRPVVRVLVNSDGERLVSGRQREVDLLVTPDAFIARAVHPRELENAS; encoded by the coding sequence ATGAAAAAATATAAAGTCAGTGAGCTTCAGGACGGTATGCAGTTTTCTGCCCCCGTTTATATTGATGAAGAGAGTCTCCTGGTCCCTGAAGGGGTGGTAATCCGCGAAAAAGATATTGAACGATTAAAACGTTGGGAGGTCGAGGTTGTCACCAGCGACGGTTCTCCCATCATTGAGCAGGATTTTCAGCAGCAGATATCTTCGATCGACGGTAATATCGGGAAAAAGCTACTCCAACTCTATTCCGATGCCTTGACCATTGCAGATCAGTTCTATGTTGATGCCGAACAGGGAAGCGGCCTTGATGCGGGAGCAGTCGATGAATTGATGGCTAGTTATTATCCCGCCCTCCGCGACTCCGTTGACGATGCCATGGGATTGACCTTTCGCCAGAGTAAAACCGAAAGCCGTTATGCCGGTGGAGCCATCAATTGTATGATTCTTTCCATGGCCATAGGACAACGCATTAATCTTCCTGGGCACCGCTTGATGAATCTTGCTTTGGCAGCTTTTCTTCACGATATTGGCATGACAAGAATACCTCGTGCCATTGTCGAAAAGAAAGAGCGTTTGACAGAAGATGAGATGAAAGCGGTTATGGCCCATCCTATTCACTCCTACAGAATCATTACAAAAGAGCTTGGACTTTCCGAAGAAGTGGGAAGAATTGTCCTTCTTCATCATGAGCGCTGGGACGGTAAGGGGTATCCAAAGGGCTTAACCGGAAAAGAAATCCCTGTAGCATCCAGAATTATCTCTGTTGCAGATGCTTATGAGGCAATGATTCGCGATCGTCCATATCGAGGGTCGATGATAGGCTATAAAGCGGTCCGCCAGGTCTTAAATGATAATGGGCGAAGGTATGATTCAGATATTCTGAAGGTCTTCATCAAGAGTATGGGAGTCTATCCCCCCGGAAGTGTGGTTATTCTGCAGGACGGGAGCGTCGGTAAGGTCATACGAAATCACAGGGATGTTCCTTTGCGCCCTGTGGTGCGTGTTTTGGTTAACAGCGATGGCGAGAGGCTTGTTTCTGGAAGACAGCGTGAGGTCGATCTCCTAGTAACTCCCGATGCTTTTATTGCCCGCGCCGTGCATCCCCGTGAGCTTGAGAACGCTTCGTGA
- a CDS encoding YraN family protein, with amino-acid sequence MNRVALGRKGEEHAVHFLLDNGYEILARNYRFGGGEVDIIAGKDDRIHFVEVKSWKAYGMENLEYALNAKKQARIIAASRGYLAKHASFDKDRISFDFLFLDASGIITHLTDVFSETGMV; translated from the coding sequence GTGAATCGTGTCGCCCTGGGCAGGAAGGGGGAGGAGCATGCGGTGCATTTTCTTCTGGATAATGGGTATGAGATTCTTGCGAGAAACTATCGTTTCGGTGGTGGAGAGGTCGATATTATAGCCGGAAAGGATGATCGTATCCATTTCGTTGAGGTGAAAAGCTGGAAGGCATATGGTATGGAAAATCTGGAGTATGCGCTTAATGCGAAAAAACAAGCACGGATTATTGCAGCTTCGAGGGGATATCTTGCCAAACATGCAAGCTTTGATAAAGACCGGATTTCTTTCGATTTTTTATTTCTTGATGCTTCAGGAATAATAACACACCTGACGGATGTTTTTAGTGAAACGGGGATGGTATGA
- a CDS encoding PadR family transcriptional regulator, translating to MSLKYAILGFLDEEPCYGYEIKHRFEETMGDLWPISYGQLYPTLRRLTGDNLVTVQVVQGKKAVDKRVYSITEKGKALFNRWLFGEDKKIQTSIKDEFSLSLFFAERMKRDELASAIRNLHKKTIKRLSLLRGGSAKSSGSDSLHYKKFLVRKMELMMEAEEIWLRELLEDVT from the coding sequence ATGTCATTGAAGTACGCGATTTTGGGTTTTCTTGATGAAGAGCCCTGTTATGGTTATGAGATCAAGCATCGTTTTGAAGAAACAATGGGAGATCTTTGGCCCATTTCTTACGGACAGCTTTATCCCACGCTCCGCCGTTTGACTGGTGATAACCTTGTGACGGTACAAGTTGTTCAGGGTAAGAAAGCGGTCGACAAACGTGTCTATTCGATAACCGAAAAAGGGAAGGCTCTTTTTAATCGCTGGCTTTTCGGTGAAGATAAAAAGATACAGACCTCCATCAAAGATGAGTTTTCTCTCAGCCTCTTTTTTGCCGAACGAATGAAACGGGATGAGCTTGCCTCCGCCATTCGTAACTTGCATAAAAAAACGATAAAGCGTCTTTCTTTGCTCCGTGGTGGTTCTGCGAAGAGTTCGGGATCTGATTCGCTCCATTATAAGAAGTTTCTTGTCAGAAAAATGGAGTTGATGATGGAGGCCGAGGAAATATGGCTTCGTGAGCTGCTCGAGGATGTGACGTAA
- a CDS encoding HEAT repeat domain-containing protein, with protein MKKSMAFWGLIVSAMVLFAPISLFSQEQDKSKDAAGEEKEKTVEDIFLQSVELKIIGELAFSSDRDMKVEALDSLEEMINDGRVQEGDEEVHYILDALSLEGTGAQYRENGRMINNFPEIRRRACELLGKMGGIKSKDSLINILLNDEEPMVKAEAAYALGSIGYNENNQVTEALAFSILNDDIMTPDNNFAFASLLAFEKLLDSNDTLNDASVYRALVRISSGNYIRPVKQKAQEVIKKLQQL; from the coding sequence ATGAAGAAGAGTATGGCATTTTGGGGCTTAATCGTTTCGGCAATGGTTCTGTTTGCCCCGATAAGCCTCTTTTCCCAGGAACAGGACAAGAGTAAAGATGCGGCTGGGGAGGAGAAAGAGAAAACGGTCGAGGATATCTTTCTGCAGAGTGTCGAACTGAAAATCATCGGCGAGCTTGCTTTCAGTTCCGACCGGGATATGAAAGTTGAGGCCTTGGATAGTCTCGAAGAGATGATCAATGACGGAAGGGTTCAAGAGGGAGACGAAGAGGTCCACTATATCCTTGATGCCCTTTCTCTCGAAGGCACAGGGGCTCAGTACCGGGAAAACGGCCGTATGATCAACAATTTCCCGGAGATCCGACGCCGTGCCTGCGAGCTGTTGGGGAAAATGGGCGGTATAAAATCAAAGGATTCTTTGATCAACATACTTCTCAATGATGAAGAGCCAATGGTTAAGGCGGAGGCTGCCTATGCTCTCGGTTCAATCGGTTATAACGAGAACAATCAGGTAACCGAAGCCCTTGCATTCTCCATTTTGAATGATGATATCATGACCCCGGATAATAACTTTGCTTTTGCTTCGCTACTTGCGTTTGAAAAGCTTCTGGACAGCAATGATACTTTAAACGACGCCTCTGTCTATCGAGCCCTGGTCCGTATCTCTTCAGGGAATTACATCAGACCAGTCAAACAAAAGGCACAGGAAGTCATTAAAAAGCTTCAGCAATTATAA
- the coaD gene encoding pantetheine-phosphate adenylyltransferase, whose translation MLKAMFPGTFDPPTNGHLNLITRAAAIFEKVYVVIAVNRGKSCFFSEQERFVMMKELLAPYGNVEAVLWDRLVVEFAAEHDVKVMLRGVRALADFGYEFELAMTNKGLAPDLEIMFMPTDPKYFVLRSSAIKEIADFGGDVSSMVPPLVVKALKERHQR comes from the coding sequence ATGTTGAAAGCAATGTTTCCGGGGACCTTCGATCCCCCTACAAACGGGCATTTAAACCTCATCACCAGAGCAGCAGCAATTTTTGAAAAGGTCTATGTTGTTATAGCGGTGAATAGAGGAAAAAGCTGTTTTTTCAGTGAACAGGAGCGTTTTGTGATGATGAAGGAGCTCCTGGCTCCCTATGGCAACGTCGAGGCGGTCCTCTGGGATCGGCTCGTTGTTGAATTTGCGGCCGAACACGATGTGAAGGTCATGCTCAGAGGCGTAAGAGCCCTCGCCGATTTCGGTTATGAATTTGAACTGGCCATGACCAATAAGGGGCTTGCTCCGGATCTTGAGATCATGTTTATGCCCACCGACCCGAAATACTTTGTCTTGAGATCTTCCGCTATCAAGGAGATTGCCGATTTCGGCGGTGATGTTTCATCGATGGTTCCTCCTTTGGTCGTAAAGGCCCTAAAGGAGCGTCATCAGCGGTGA
- the rpmF gene encoding 50S ribosomal protein L32: MAVPKYKTSKARSRSRRSANMKLKAPGLIECTTCGNMVLPHHVCPKCGHYRGKQVLELQDMA, translated from the coding sequence ATGGCAGTACCCAAATATAAGACTTCCAAAGCTCGATCCAGATCCCGGCGATCGGCTAACATGAAGCTGAAGGCCCCGGGGCTTATTGAGTGCACAACCTGCGGGAATATGGTACTTCCCCACCACGTTTGTCCCAAGTGCGGACATTATCGGGGTAAGCAAGTTCTTGAACTGCAGGATATGGCGTAA
- the acpP gene encoding acyl carrier protein codes for MDELFEKVKKLISEKLEVEPEKVTMEASFRQDLGADSLDTYELVYAIEEEMKITIPDEKANEFETVGDAVEFLRSQSK; via the coding sequence ATGGACGAATTGTTTGAGAAAGTAAAAAAGCTTATTTCCGAAAAGCTTGAAGTGGAGCCCGAAAAGGTTACCATGGAGGCTTCTTTTCGACAGGATCTTGGTGCCGACAGCCTTGATACCTATGAGTTGGTTTATGCCATAGAGGAAGAGATGAAAATTACTATTCCCGATGAGAAGGCAAATGAGTTCGAAACTGTCGGCGATGCAGTGGAGTTCCTGCGAAGCCAGTCGAAGTAA
- the rnc gene encoding ribonuclease III, translating to MQPLDAPPISAERKRELQLFEKHVGIRFRKLEFLNLAFSHRSFANEQGSNIDNNEKLEFLGDSVLGLVVSEYLFALLPDKAEGDLARVKSFVVSEDSLAEIARKIKVDNYILIGKGEEYSGGRNKKAILADCMEAIIGSFYLDSGFKAARSFVLKYLIPEINKVLENRHKKDYKTLLQEYVQKQFKSYPRYSLVKKTGPDHDRTFWIEVKIDGKVYGPGKGKNKKEAEQHAAGLAYRKLTGEED from the coding sequence ATGCAGCCGCTCGATGCGCCTCCGATCAGTGCGGAGCGTAAGAGGGAGTTGCAGCTATTTGAAAAACATGTTGGTATCAGGTTCAGGAAGCTCGAATTCCTGAACCTTGCTTTTTCCCATCGTTCTTTTGCAAACGAACAGGGGAGTAATATCGACAACAACGAAAAACTCGAATTCCTTGGCGACAGTGTTTTAGGGCTGGTAGTCAGTGAATATCTTTTTGCACTTCTTCCCGATAAGGCTGAAGGCGATCTTGCACGGGTAAAGTCTTTTGTTGTAAGTGAAGACAGCCTTGCCGAAATCGCCCGTAAGATTAAGGTTGATAATTATATTCTGATTGGTAAAGGGGAAGAATATTCGGGAGGTCGTAACAAAAAAGCGATTCTCGCCGATTGTATGGAAGCTATTATCGGTTCTTTTTATCTCGATTCCGGTTTCAAGGCCGCACGTTCTTTTGTTTTGAAATACCTGATTCCTGAAATCAATAAGGTTCTTGAGAATCGGCACAAAAAGGACTACAAGACGCTTCTGCAGGAATATGTGCAAAAGCAGTTTAAAAGTTATCCTCGTTACTCACTGGTGAAAAAGACGGGACCGGATCATGATAGAACCTTCTGGATCGAAGTAAAGATCGACGGAAAGGTCTACGGTCCGGGAAAGGGAAAAAACAAGAAAGAGGCAGAGCAACATGCCGCCGGCTTGGCATATCGCAAGCTAACCGGCGAAGAAGATTAG
- a CDS encoding CCA tRNA nucleotidyltransferase, translating to MIRKNFALPKNIRLFGEIFFQRGRECYLVGGAVRNMVAGWKPSDWDFATDAPPAEVISMFRRVIPTGIKHGTVTVLFKQEKYEVTTFRIDADYSDGRRPDAVTYTGDIYEDLSRRDFTINAMAINLNTGKLIDPHDGRADIKRKLIRAIGDPQIRFAEDGLRLLRACRFTAQLGFRLEEQTEKALSSCRFQLSNVSLERIRDEIVKMLDAEKPSIGFLVMEKSGILSDILPELSRCRGITQKGFHSFDVLDHSLYACDGAPADRLLIRLAALFHDTGKAVTLSTDEDGFPTFHRHEIESEKIAREIMQRLRFSNAQTDTVCHLVKHHMFYYTDDWSDAAVRRFISRVGREHINDLFALRLADQYGMTARTMEATNLTSFAKRIQAVLDKDTALTLRDLAVNGKDLMKEGIPAGPLLGTILDQLLEAVLDDPEMNKKERLLAIAKSLHQQID from the coding sequence ATGATTCGGAAAAACTTTGCTTTACCCAAGAATATACGCTTATTCGGTGAGATCTTTTTTCAACGGGGTCGTGAATGCTATCTTGTCGGCGGTGCTGTACGCAATATGGTTGCCGGCTGGAAACCAAGTGATTGGGATTTCGCCACCGATGCCCCCCCCGCCGAGGTAATTTCGATGTTTCGCCGTGTCATTCCCACCGGAATAAAACATGGGACGGTAACGGTTCTTTTCAAGCAGGAAAAATACGAGGTAACCACCTTCAGAATCGATGCGGATTACAGCGACGGCAGGCGTCCTGATGCGGTGACCTATACCGGCGATATTTATGAAGATTTATCCCGACGGGATTTTACCATCAATGCGATGGCCATCAACCTGAATACCGGAAAACTTATCGATCCCCATGACGGCCGAGCCGATATCAAGCGTAAGCTGATACGGGCCATAGGAGATCCCCAAATTCGTTTTGCCGAAGACGGTCTGCGTCTCTTACGGGCCTGTCGATTTACCGCCCAACTTGGTTTTCGACTTGAGGAGCAGACAGAAAAAGCGCTCAGCTCCTGCCGCTTCCAGCTTTCCAACGTTTCTTTGGAACGGATACGCGACGAGATCGTCAAAATGCTCGATGCCGAAAAACCTTCCATAGGTTTCCTGGTAATGGAAAAGAGCGGTATCTTGTCCGATATTCTACCGGAACTCTCACGCTGCCGCGGAATCACCCAAAAAGGATTTCACAGCTTCGATGTTCTCGATCATAGTCTCTACGCCTGTGACGGTGCGCCGGCCGATAGACTTCTCATTCGTCTTGCGGCACTGTTCCACGATACTGGCAAGGCCGTCACGCTATCGACCGATGAAGATGGCTTTCCCACCTTCCATCGTCATGAGATCGAATCGGAAAAGATTGCACGAGAAATCATGCAGCGGCTTCGTTTTTCCAACGCCCAAACCGATACGGTGTGTCACCTCGTAAAACATCACATGTTCTACTACACCGACGATTGGAGCGATGCCGCAGTACGCCGTTTCATCTCCCGGGTCGGAAGGGAGCATATCAACGATCTTTTTGCGTTGCGGCTGGCCGATCAGTACGGCATGACGGCAAGAACAATGGAAGCAACCAATCTTACGTCCTTCGCTAAACGGATTCAAGCGGTTCTGGACAAGGATACGGCACTTACGCTCCGAGACCTTGCTGTCAATGGAAAAGATTTGATGAAAGAGGGAATTCCTGCGGGCCCACTGCTGGGAACCATTTTGGATCAGCTTCTGGAAGCCGTTCTCGATGACCCTGAGATGAATAAAAAAGAGAGGCTCCTCGCCATAGCAAAGAGCCTCCATCAACAAATTGATTAA